The Thunnus thynnus chromosome 19, fThuThy2.1, whole genome shotgun sequence genome contains the following window.
TCTACAATCAAGTATAGTAGAGTCTTATGAATGGCTTTTTTGTCTATCAGCTAATCAGATGTTACTCCTGGAAATTCGcccaacttgtttttttttaaatctagcATTTAAATAGATCATGATGAaccactttattttattttgttgtaatacAACTTCAGGCTTTTCCAGCCACATGTGTCTGACTGAAAATTCAAGGGAAGAGCTTGTCAGGTTGCTTCAGAGGTGGGTGtggttaaatattttttaacatttgttggttaacatgttttcttttgtcacaGATCTGTGAATGGGGCTATTGGAGTCGGTATCACACTTCAGGATCTTACATTTATGTGACCTTACAAGATGATCATCCTTCTTACAGCAGAGGAGGACATTTTGTAGCCTGACAGCATTTACAGCTACAACATCTTTCACCCACAAACACCCCGACAGCTACACTGACTGAGGGAGACGCTCATGGAGGAAGAAAATTTGAGCTCCTCTCTGCCAGATATTACAGATTCAGTCCTTCAACAGCCTCAGCAAGACTCATATACCTCTACAGACCACCCATACATCAATGGAGAACAGGAGGCTATTGTGTCAGAGGTGCAGATAAATGAGGAACACGGGACAGAACAGCTTCATGTCTCCCTAAAGGGAGGACAGGAGAGTCCTGAGGAGGCTGGACAGGAGAATCTTGAGGAGGCTGGACAGGAGAATCCTGAGGAGGCTGGACAGGAGAATCTTGAGGAGGCTGGACAGGAGAGTCCTGAGGAGGCTGAGCAGGAGAGTCCTGAGGAGCCTGAGCAGTGGGAGCAAATAATATGGCCGGTGCGCCCCATGAGCATTACCACTGCTCCACTTTCCTTTGCCACAGTGCAGTGGGACATGCCCGATACTGCCTCAGAGACGCCCTCTCTCATAATTGACAGCAGCTTAGCCAATGAGCTGGACTCTGGCAGTGTGATGAGTAGAGACACCACTTCCCCGTCACTTCAGCAATCTCAAGACGTTAATGCTGAGCTTTTAACACAAGAGGACCGAGAGGAGCAGGATGGGAGTGAATCGTGGCTTTTTCTGAACTCAGATCAAGAATTCGCTGGAAATGGCTCTGaggtatgtactgtgtgtgaaGAGAGGCAGGAAGAGATGTCATGTAATGCTGCTGTTCTTTAGAATTTggtctatttattttttgaagaTGATTTTTTCAGGCTGTTGCCCTAATTTGACAGACAGTGTAGAGACAGAAAATGTAGGGCGAGAGAAAGAGGGGTATGACATACAGTGTAGGTCCCTTGGCAAGGAGTTGAAGTGTGGATGTTGTGGTTTTGTGGTATTCGCCTTAACCATGAGGCCACCAGGGTGCTTGGAATTCTGTCTATTTCTGTGTGTATAAACACCTTTAGCTACAATTTCCTGTGTCATCAGCCCATCTTTCAGTGAGTGTAGACTTGACTTGGGCCTCGCCACCTCAAGTCTTTATCTGTTTAGATCTTCATGTGTAGGTTAATGTAATAAGTTTAGCAGACGTGGGAGGAATAGTGCGGAAATAACGTCGCTCAGATGAGGCTCAGAGGGCAGCCTCTTACTCATGATACCACCGGCAATCACAAGTTTTCTCACACAACTTTCATGAAAGTTCATGATCGATGCCCTGTGTTGCAATTTCCAGCCATGTGATGCTGTAGATGTGCAAGAGGCAGCAACACAGGAAAAGGAAGACTCAAAGCATGAGCTGTTAGATGGCAACAATGGTACGTAACACTCAGCgcaacacattttaattcaatagCACATGTTTCTATCGTAGTTGCTTGCTGTTTTTTGAGAATAACACTCATGAttcttttgtagttttgtgtaaTTCTGGCCTGTTTATGTAAATTAGAAATTAGTTTTGGTTTAACTGCTTAACTGTCATGTTCACCTGTTTCTGTAAGATCCTCCAGATACCCCTCTAAGGACAGATTCAGAAGAAGAGCAAGGACACTCAGATGCGTCAGACGCCGTTGAAACTGTGGACTTAATTGATATTCTTGAGGATATCGAAAGCTCGGAGGATGACACGGACAGTATTATAGATTTAAGACCAGAAGCACAACAGGATCTAGACGTTCTGTCTTGTGAGACAGActcagaggaagagaaaactTCGGTTAATAGTGTCAAGACTGAAGAAGACAGGGAGGAAGGAGGCGTGGTTGAAGAGGAGCCAAGTGAGACAAACTTGTCCTGTAATGAAGAAAGTGGAGAGGAAAACACTGTTAGCTGTCTGAATGATGTGTGAGTATCATGGACTTTCTGTGCTTTCATCATGTTAAATACATGCCATATAACATTAACTACATTGCATATTTCATCCGCATTTTGTAGGGAGGCTCCTGTAGAGCCACAACCAACTGACAGTACTGGACTAGCTATAAACCCAGATAAGCTAATTAATTTGCAACAGTCAGATATTTCGGAGGAAAGTCTGCACTCTGGGACTGAAGAGGACATAGAGGTAATAGAACGGTCACATGAAGATCCTGCAAGTCAGACTGAAGAGCCAGAAATGTGCGAAGATGTAGATGAGGAGGTGGACCCTGAACAGTTAGAGGCTGCTCAACAACAGGACAACAACGAAGAACCATCGATACAGGAGGCAGATAATGCAGAGAGGATAGAAAACTCTCAAGAGATACCAGAGCTGACTGAAAACCCGGAGAGTACAGGTTGTTCAGAGCAACAAGATTGTGACCAAACGACTCCACAGGAGGTAGAGCCGACAGTGCAGCCTGAACACGCAGAGTCCGAGCAGCTCACGTTAACTGAAGAGTCTGAGCAGATCCAGGCAGAGGAGCAGCACTGTGAAGAGTCTGACCAGTCGCAACATCTGGAAGAGTCACCACAAATGGAAACAACAGAACAGTCAGCCCAAACTGGAAATTCTGACCAGGTAGACGACTCCACTCAGTCAGAGCAGACAGTTTGTGTCGAAGCAAAAGACCCTGAAGTGGCAGAGCAGCAAGAACAGACGGAGCCATCAGAGCAGAATGAGCAGTCGCTGCAAACGACCGACTTGTCTCAGCCAGCACTTTCGGAGCAGTTTGTGGAACCAGACAAGACAGATGAGtcagaaataacaaaacagcTGTCTACTGAAACAGAGGTTgcacagcagacagcagaggcTGAGTTAAATCAGAAGACGTCTAATCAGGCTGAAGAAGTGGGAGGAACAGTTTTGGCAAACGGTGAGCAACCCAAACCCACAGAGACAGCGGTGCCCCATATGAATGGAGGTGATATGGAGAAAGACATGGCCCGTCGCCTTGCTGAGCGGCTCCATAAGCTGGACGGGATCCAACGTGTAGATGTGGTGAAGCACATAGACAAAGAGTAAGcacacattttatatgtttcatttttttggtttttggtgtTATGAgcaaagctgcagcagcagacagttCTTCTGCTGCTGTCGAAAGAAACTGGTGCagatgtgtgtaaatgtcaaGCAGAGCATCATCGAAAACACTGTCACAGAGGCTGCTATGGATACTGCATACTGATATAACATTTATGAGGTACTCACCAGGTTTTACACATAACAATCAGTTTACCTGTCATAGCTCAGCCTATTAAAGCAGTTGTTAAATGTCCTCTGTGGTTTTGGAGGAGCTTTCTAacgtctgagaaaataacccccGTGATGCTTATCTTCCGCCTGTTTATCTCGAACTGGGCTTGgagtttttccacattttttcaTAGAAAGTCT
Protein-coding sequences here:
- the LOC137171246 gene encoding PH and SEC7 domain-containing protein 2, coding for MEEENLSSSLPDITDSVLQQPQQDSYTSTDHPYINGEQEAIVSEVQINEEHGTEQLHVSLKGGQESPEEAGQENLEEAGQENPEEAGQENLEEAGQESPEEAEQESPEEPEQWEQIIWPVRPMSITTAPLSFATVQWDMPDTASETPSLIIDSSLANELDSGSVMSRDTTSPSLQQSQDVNAELLTQEDREEQDGSESWLFLNSDQEFAGNGSEPCDAVDVQEAATQEKEDSKHELLDGNNDPPDTPLRTDSEEEQGHSDASDAVETVDLIDILEDIESSEDDTDSIIDLRPEAQQDLDVLSCETDSEEEKTSVNSVKTEEDREEGGVVEEEPSETNLSCNEESGEENTVSCLNDVEAPVEPQPTDSTGLAINPDKLINLQQSDISEESLHSGTEEDIEVIERSHEDPASQTEEPEMCEDVDEEVDPEQLEAAQQQDNNEEPSIQEADNAERIENSQEIPELTENPESTGCSEQQDCDQTTPQEVEPTVQPEHAESEQLTLTEESEQIQAEEQHCEESDQSQHLEESPQMETTEQSAQTGNSDQVDDSTQSEQTVCVEAKDPEVAEQQEQTEPSEQNEQSLQTTDLSQPALSEQFVEPDKTDESEITKQLSTETEVAQQTAEAELNQKTSNQAEEVGGTVLANGEQPKPTETAVPHMNGGDMEKDMARRLAERLHKLDGIQRVDVVKHIDKDNDFSRSVGEEYLKFFDFTGQTLDHALRSFLKVVILIGETQERERVLQHFSCRFHQCNPDAFSSSEAVLALTCALMLLNTDLHGQNVGKCMSSSKFVSNLDGMNDGENYSKDLLKSLYNSIKSEPLEWAVDEEELKSSVFSEDGTDDATMRSKSNPFQDVPHDKKASVVKQGFLQRKLHADIDGKRTPWGKRSWKTFCGVLKGMVLYLQKDDYRKDQQINEEVVSVHHSLAEQAADYTKKPHVFRLQTADWRVFLFQASSKVEMNSWISRINLVSALHSSPPFPAAVGSQRRFCRPILPASQSVQTLERQLQSHARMLESFKADLLYLQENQAESKKAKAKELEERRVRAEYLQHEMCRYEIYIQMLEAWKSLNKTDDSALSTTDLSLFDKAVCADSAGEEEDEEGGLKRAYSSPSLELETAAPTVIKVRRNISERRTYRKAIIPRLQKEV